The Gasterosteus aculeatus chromosome 12, fGasAcu3.hap1.1, whole genome shotgun sequence DNA window GACACTTGACCTGCATGTGGCACCTTTTTTAGTCTGCGATGCAGCTGTGAACAAcaatagcaaaaacaaaaacggtTACTGGCAAGCTTCTTTTTATATTTAAGATGTCAACAAACTAAATGTGGTTTAGATTTCTATTTGTGTAAAGATATTTAGATAAATCTAAAACTATCTAGCACTACTAGCACTACTGTATCTagacatgctaacacgctgctctctgtcagtggtgtatcaggacatgctaacacgctgctgtctgtcagtggtgtatcaggacatgctaacatgctgctgtctgtcagtggtgtatcaggacatgctaacacgctgctctctgtcagtggtgtatcaggacatgctaatgtactgtctgtcagtggtgtatcaggacatgctaatgtactgtctgtcagtggtgtatcaggacatgctaatgtactgtctgtcagtggtgtatcaggacatgctaatgtactgtctgtcagtggtgtatcaggacatgctaatgtactgtctgtcagtggtgtatcaggacatgctaacatgctgctgtctgtcagtggtgtatcaggacatgctaacacgctgctctctgtcagtggtgtatcaggacatgctaatgtactgtctgtcagtggtgtatcaggacatgctaacacgctactgtctgtcagtggtgtatcaggacatgctaacatgctgctctctgtcagtggtgtatcaggacatgctaacatgctactgtctgtcagtggtgtatcaggacatgctaacacgctactgtctgtcagtggtgtatcaggacatgctaatgtactgtctgtcagtggtgtatcaggacatgctaatgtactgtctgtcagtggtgtatcaggacaGGCTAATGTACTgtctgtcagtggtgtatcaggacatgctaatgtactgtctgtcagtggtgtatcaggacatgctaacatgctgctgtctgtcagtggtgtatcaggacatgctaacacgctgctctctgtcagtggtgtatcaggacatgctaatgtactgtctgtcagtggtgtatcaggacatgctaacacgctactgtctgtcagtggtgtatcaggacatgctaacatgctgctctctgtcagtggtgtatcaggacatgctaacatgctactgtctgtcagtggtgtatcaggacatgctaacacgctactgtctgtcagtggtgtatcaggacatgctaacatgctgctctctgtcagtggtgtatcaggacatgctaaccagtggtgtatcaggacatgctaacacgctactgtctgtcagtggtgtatcaggacatgctaacacgctactgtctgtcagtggtgtatcaggacatgctaacacgctactgtctgtcagtggtgtatcaggacatgctaacacgctactgtctgtcagtggtgtatcaggacatgctaacacgctgctctctgtcagtggtgtatcaggacatgctaacacgctgctctctgtcagtggtgtatcaggacatgctaacacgctgctctctgtcagtggagtatcaggacatgctaacacgctgctctctgtcagtggagtatcaggacatgctaacacactgctctctgtcagtggagtatcaggacatgctaacacgctgctctctgtgtcagtggagtatcaggacatgctaacacactgctttctgtcagtggtgtatcaggacatgctaacacgctgctcTCTCTGTCAGTGgagtatcaggacatgctaacacactgctttcggtcagtggtgtatcaggacatgctaacacgctgctctctgtgtcagtggagtatcaggacatgctaacacactgctttctgtcagtggtgtatcaggacatgctaacacgctgctgtctgtcagtggtgtatcaggacatgctaacacgctgctctctgtcagtggagtatcaggacatgctaacacgctgctctctgtcagtggtgtatcaggacatgctaacacgctgctctctgtcagtggagtatcaggacatgctaacacgctgctctctgtcagtggagtatcaggacatgctaacacactgctctctgtcagtggagtatcaggacatgctaacacgctgctctctgtgtcagtggagtatcaggacatgctaacacactgctttctgtcagtggtgtatcaggacatgctaacacgctgctctctctgtcagtggtgtatcaggacatgctaacacgctgctctctctgtcagtggtgtatcaggacatgctaacacaCTGCTTTCTGTCAGTGgagtatcaggacatgctaacacgctgctctctgtcagtggagtatcaggacatgctaacacactgctttcggtcagtggtgtatcaggacatgctaacacgctgctctctgtgtcagtggtgtatcaggacatgctaacacgctgctctctgtgtcagtggtgtatcaggacatgctaacacgctgctgtctgtcagtggtgtatcaggacatgctaacacgctgctctctgtcagtggtgtatcaggacatgctaacacgctcCTCTCTgtgtcagtggtgtatcagggCATGAACATGACCGTCTGTTACCCCAGCGTGGGACAGGACGGCATCCAGAACGAGGGCAACGCCGTGGCCATCATCGGAGCCGCCATCATGTACTGCTGTGTCCTCTTCGCGTGGTAAGCAGGTGGTTTGTCTTTCGATGATGTGCAGGTAATTCATAATTGATAGTAACCATGATTCCCTCTCCCGCAGTAACGAGGCCTCCTACCTGGCGGAGGTCTTCGGCCCCTTTTGGATGATCAAAGTTTACCGCTATGAGTTCCAGAAAGCAAcgtgctgcttctgctgccccgaggaggaggaaggtttgtGCCGATGACATCATGCTAAGgcaaacatacatacacacacacgtatacacgcAGCTTAAGAAACAACAACTTTACACACAGATTTAAACAGAGTTACATTAGAATCCATTagattcaaaaacaaaaggagcattAAACAGAATATATGACCATGGATGGACTGACATGTAAATATTTAGTTTGTATTCTGAAGCAGCTTAAATCGGCCAGAGAATTTGATCCTTTTGCTTTACTCGTCCCAGCTGAGGAGGAGTTTGTGACGGACGAGGAGAACAAAGGCTGTCAGCAGGTCCTTCACAACGAGACGCAGCGGGTGGCTTACAGCTACTTCTTCTTCCACTTCGTCTTCTTCTTGGCCTCGCTGTACGTCATGATGACCCTCACCAACTGGTTCAGGTTAGTCTACATTATGTTcaggttttattaaaaaatctAGTTTCGTGGCATGATTCCATTTCTGTTTCTTTATTGCAaagtcaattattattattttggcaCTTTAGGTAATTTATATGAAATCCAACATTTGTCTTTTGAGGATATTGTAGGTTGGAAAGGTGGAAATTAACTGAAGGAGACAAATTTTCACCTCCGTCAACTGTGATCTTAATTAGAGTATATTAGCATTTAGAGTATAGCTCAGGGGGTCCTGGCCAAGACggcaaaaataaaagcacaataaaagCATCATATAAAGACAAAACAGTTTAGGGCTTCAACTAACAATGATGTCACTGTCAATTgatctgtttattattttagtttttggtTTATCAAATGTCCACAACTTTAACTTCATGAAGATttcaaccaacaacaacaaatatatgATATTTCATACGAACGATACGACACAGCCGTGCACCAATGAGCCTCGTTGTTGTCCTCCTCCAGCTACGAGTCGGCGGTGCTGGAGACCACCTTCACCCACGGCAGCTGGTCCACCTTCTGGGTGAAGATGTCGTCCTGCTGGGCCTGCGTCCTCCTCTACCTCTGGCTGCTGCTGGGCCCCCTGTGCAGCTGCCAGTCTGAATCCAGACCTCGCCGCTCGCGCATCAAACGGCGAGCGGGATCCTCTCGCCACGTCTCCGTGACCGTCTGACCCCGGCTGAAAGGGAAGGaaggggcgggcgggcgggcgggtggGGTTGGTGACGGAGGACGGGACCCAATGTGGATAACAGGTCGGACGTAGGTGGAGGTCACGGGGGTCAAAGACTCACACTGTGGTGAGGGGGACCAATGTAAGGAGAGCCGGGCGAAGCCGCGATGCCGCCGGGCGAAGCCGCGATGCCGCCGGGCGAAGCCGCGATGCCGCCGGCGTCGCACTGCGACTTTTAAACCACTCCGAGGACTCGACTGTGGTTTTGGAAACACGCGTAACAGAATGAATTGCCAAAGGGATCAGGAGGAGTGAACTCTCGCTGTGTTGAGGATCACAGCCAGTAGGTGTAAAGACATCTATGAACTTTAATTCTGTagtatatttaattttttaGACTGCTGTTATTAAAACAAGGGAGAATTCTAGATGCTAGTTAATGTTTTCTTTCGTTTTAAAAGAATCCGCTTTTGATCATGAACAAATCTTTCTCGGAGTTGGAAACAGAACTGTGGAATTAAGCTTAAAAGTTCTCTTTTCCCACCAAAAGATCCAAGTTAAcgtaataacaaaataacattctcaTCCGATTGTTTTTTAGCCTTTGGAGGCTCATCAACGTGTAGCTGTGAACTTTGGACCTCATATTTTCAGcttttgtgctaagctaaagctTAGCTTTTAACATAAGCTCCATGAGTATCCCAAATTGTCAAAtttgtgaaaacatttgttGAGGACTTTTCAATCCAGTGTGTTAATTAATTTAtctaaatttaattaaaatcacCCGCTGCAATGACGACTGGTTTCACAGAATAACAGAATGAACTTTATTTTGTTCGGTGCTAACCGAGAATTTACTGGCACAAACcatttcattttaacatttcagTCAATTATGGACTCTCGTCTCGTTTACTTCAAATGTTAAATTAACTGAGAGAATCGACTGATAAAAAGCAAATGAAGGATTATTAGGAGTTCTTTACGATAAGAGAAGGGAAAACAGCACGAGAGACGACATTAAAACAGCACATTCAAACCTCAATGAGGAAAATAATCGAGATTAGTTGTTGCAAACAGGAAATTCAGTTTGTTTTAACGTTTATTTGGGTTTTATTGCTGCACATCAATTTATTTGCGATTTTTCTAATTTGCTTTGTGATTTTACAGCTGTTTTACAGATTTTGTTTGTCACCAAATTGAAAACAGCATGAAAGCACGCGGGTGGAGACGCGCCGCCTGAGGCCGACTTAAAGCTGTTTCTGTTTTCCAGCCTGAAAAGCCCAAGAAAGATTTGTTCATGTGCATGAATATAAACGGAGGACGTCGCGGCCCGTCAGTATCTTCTCTGCATTTTTTCACCAGATGGATCTTTGAATGCTCAGAGACGGCCGGTCGCACAGAGAGGCAGCtaaacagaaatacacaaaaggtttttttattgGCGTAAACAATATTTTGCTTCTGACAGTGAGGAACTCGACGCTCGCATTTCGGGTTTTCATCAATGACTTGAttcttgtttacatttttattacgCATGTGTTGCtcctttttgaaaaagaaattggAACCAAGAGtgctaaaagaaaaagaggaacaaatACTAAAACTTCCAGACGGGATAGAGGCTCTCTGTCTCACGCCTTCAGATGAAGCAGTCGAGGCCACTGTGATCTCACGGAAATACGTGAAATGACCACGAGCTCCGAGACGCGCTTCGCTTCTCTGTGGTGTAAAATGATGTGCTGCTTCCACGGAGACAATCTTTTCTCTACGAAGGAAACTTAAAagctagagattgagaccatgaacttgTGTTTACATTGTTTGCTGAGGGAATGAGAGacgtcattttctcatagacgtctacgggaccggaggagtcgccccctgctggtcactcaGCCGATTCGTAGGTCCTGTCAGTCACCGAGTACAACAGAGTATTCAGACAAGGAGTTATTTTATTCGTTTGAATTTTGGGTCACTTAATTTGCAAACATACTTTCAGCCAAATGAAGATATTTCCCCTGAAAACGTACAGCGTGGTTTTGCTGTCCGGGCGGGAAAAGCTGTGCGGACACAAAGCTTTAACAATTTACGCTGAGAGGTCGGAGTCATTTCCCGAATTCCTGTGAGCCGCGTTGGCCGAGGCAACACCCGGCTGTGAAattaaaaaagtagaaaaatgaTTAATAGCAAATAAAAGTAGCCCCTCAcacgttgatgttgatgttgaggGACCCTGCGACTGACTGCGATGACTTCCTCATAATGATTTCATGATGAGCAGCGGCTCGGTCATGAAGTAAATACATCATCTGTAGTTTATATTCAGTGGTTTCTTTGTTGCatatgtgcttttttttgtaaatacattgttttctTAAAAACGCTGCTGTCCCGCTGTCGGCTTTGTTGGTTTTTGTGAACGTTTTGCATAGAAGAGTTGGTCGTTATATTCATTCACTCAcaatgtacatatacatatttttgtCACACGTAGATGAGGTTTGTtaaatgtcaaagaaaaagaaaaatacaggcGGTTAACTGGCCATTTTCTCAAAAGAACAACAGTCAAATTATACTTTAGTATACGTGTAGCTAATCAGTGCCATGCaataaaatactgtatattttaTAATCTCTTTCACGTAAAGTATCACAAAGCAGACCTGATTtaacacacaatcaaacaacAATACCACTAAACAGACACCAAGAGACACGTTGAACAAGTGAAACACAAGTTAATGAGTCGTGGTTTAAGCTTACGTTTTCTATGCATAAATATAGtgaagaaatgtgtttccagggAAAATCCACGTCTGACTGCACAACAAACGCTAACGAAGTCACAGCaggacttttatttaaaattgttaAAATAAGTGTAAGTATTTTGTACCTGGTGCAGCTGGTTTAAATATTCCAAAGCTACTGATATGCGTGTTTCCGTCTTCCTGTTTTACATGTCGCAGAAAGTAATTTGAATGAGGAACTTATTAATCAGTTGTTTTTAGCTAAATAgtttacacacaaatacagtaatataaaaaaaaattaaaaaaatttaaatgacAGCTGTGGAAAAAACGCAATAACAAAAAGGCCATTTCAGTAAACGCTCTTTGGTGTTCGTTTTAAAGGTGGATGAAAGCATCCACCTAAAGTGCTCTACACGATACAGGAAGCTGGTTTTAAATAAGTGTGGCTTCTTAACGAGGACGAAACCAACGGGAGTCCGGGGATGTTTTTAAAAGGTCCAGAAATGACGTGCGGGGCGTGAAtaccacgcacacgcacacgctcatcCCGTGGGCTCCGCGGCTTGTTGGCGTCCTGCGTTGCTGCAGAGCCTGTGGAGGGGCCGCAGCAGCGCGTCCTCCCGGGGGCGGTACGGCGCGGCGTAgccgtcctcctccagcaggatgCGGTTCAGCGTGCGCTCGTGGTTGATGTGGCGGCGGACCATCAGCACGTACTGCCGGCCCTCCTGCAGGCGGGGGCAGTCGCACACGTTGGGGACCCACAGGAACTCCCGGTGCTCCAGGCGGAAGCCGTTGCGGTAGGTGTGGAGGATCTGGACGTCGTAGCGCGTCTCCTCGCCTCGGTACAGCTTCCCGAGGACTCGGCCTCGGAAAACTGAGGAAGGGGGGGGTCCCGAAAAGGGTTTAATGAAATGGATAAGAAgtaaaataaagttgttttttaaaaactagaCTCACCAAAGTCCTTCTGGCAATACTGTCTCTGGCGTTCCCTTCGACCTTTGACCCGCCGACACTTCCCACAATGCCCTGCGGGGTAAACCAGGCAGAAACAAGTGTCATGATTGTTTATGGGCTGACGGTAAACAGcttgctggagggggggggcatactTCTAGGGGGAGGCTGAGGCAGGAGGTTCCTGTGGTTCTCCTCCCGCTCCGGACGGGGCAGGATGGGCGGCTGGGGgcggttgtgggggggggattggtgCGGCGGCTTCAAGGGCCTTAAatctagagacacacacacagacacacagtgtggACAACGCGGTAAACTCGTTCAGGCAGTGTGAGCTCCGTCTCTGACAGCTCCACCTAGGAGCAGAAGAGACAGAAATAATGATGCATGTTTACATAGAACGGCTGGACTAAACCCCGGAACGATAAAAACAGACTTCACTTGTCTTGTATCTACTGTCTAACCTCGTTAGACAAACACCATGACCAGACTCAGCGACTGGAAGGTTCCCCCTTGTTACCCAATAAACAAATTATCACACTGTTTCTGGCAACATCAAGAGTTTTTCATGATTTCCATGTGAATGTTGAGTGTTTGAGGAGGAATCCAGAACACGTGTGCAGCAGGCTCATCAAGAACCCGGAATTACCGTGAAGATCAACTCTTTCAAAATCCCCCATGACCTCATTTAATTTTGGACGGAACATTTTTGTGTTGGTACCACTGTGGTAAGAAGAGGGTGTCAAAGATTTACTGTATAATTTATATttaccctggtgcatgatggtacacagctgatATTATACTTACACCAGTGGGGTCTGGTGGTGACGGGAGGaggcctgctggtggtgctgatggtggtggtgctggtggtgggggtggggtgatCCCAGGGGAGGTAGTTGGCAGAGTGCTGAGCTTCCCGTAGTGGACTCCTCCCGTGGTGCAGGGCGTATTTGCCTGGTGGGAGCCAGTACTCGTACTCGATGCCCGGGTTCCTGTCTGTCGCCAGCACCTGCACACAAGGACGGCGTGGACACATCAGGAGACCGCCAAGCGCTGCCGCAGCATCGCCTAGAATGCGTCCTCATACCCTTGAGGCAACTCaaataaattaacaaaaaaaggcATGGCGACTGAATGCATGCAACATTTTCCTAATGCGTAACAAAGCCTAAGTAACTAACTAAAGGGCTGTTCACCTGAGGGTTCACCTTTGAACCTCAAATTTAGGTTTACGAGACCACTGGGACAAATTAGAGACAGTAAAGCTCCCAGGAAGAAGTCCCACATGCTGTTGCATTCATTCTCTCTCTAAAGTACAACGTGCCAACAGTTGGGATGATGCGTACTACCACCACGGGCCGCGTCCTTACGAAGAAATAGCTAACAGCTGTTTGGAAAAGCACGTACATAAGTTACTGAACTTATGTACGTGCCTGCACGGGGTCGGAGTGGAGACTATTAAATATTGATTCCGACCCGATGTTTCTCTTAACGATTAGCAGAATAACCGCAATTCAAGTGTGTTTCACAATTGTAAGAACGTTTAATGTTCATCCTTCATGGACGTTTTAAAAGCCTGTGAAAGGAGATCAGCTCTTgtgtttgaagatggatggatggagggataagtggtttgaagatggatggatggatggatggagggagggataagtggtttgaagatggatgagtggtttgaagatggatggataagtggtttgaagatggatggctggatggatggatggagggataagtggtttgaagatggatggatggatggagggataagtggtttgaagatggatggatggatggagggataagtggtttgaagatggatggatgaatgagtgGTTTgaatatggatggatggataagtggtttgaagatggatggctggatggatggataagtggtttgaagatggatggatggatggagggagggataagtggtttgaagatggatgagtggtttgaagatggatggataagtggtttgaagatggatggatggatggatggataagtggtttgaagatggatggctggatggagggataagtgttttgaagatggatggatggatggatggataaggggtttgaagatggatggatggatggataagtggtttgaagatggatggatggagggataagtggtttgaagatggatggatggagggataagtggtttgaagatggatggatggagggataagtggtttgaagatggatggatggatggagggataagtggtttgaagatggatggatggatggataagtagtttgaagatggatggatggatggataggtGGTTTGAAGAtgcgtggatggatggataagtagtttgaagatggatggatggataagtggtttgaagatgcgtggatggagggataagtggtttgaagatggatggatggatggataagtggtttgaagatgcgtggatggagggataagtggtttgaagatggatggatggatggataagtggtttgaagatggatggataagtggtttgaagatggatgatggatggataagtggtttgaagatggatggatggatggatggataagtggtttgaagatggatggatggagggataagtggtttgaagatggatggatggatggataagtggtttgaagatggatggatggagggataagtggtttgaagatggatggatggagggataagtggtttgaagatggatggatggatggataagtggtttgaagatggatggatggagggataagtggtttgaagatggatggatggataagtggtttgaagatggatggatggatgactaTGGTTTGCTACAATTTACTTGAAGAATTAGATTTAAaatcctttcaaatgtaaatgaccattGTAAACACCCAAATCAAGACTACATAAAATGTTTAGaaatatatacaaaatgaaaacatatgcTACTGATATGCGAGCAGCTCATTGCGTATAAGTGGTGACGGGGTATTTTGTTCCGTTGCTTTCTTGTTTCCACCGTGAAATAGCTCGTCCCAACTACCTAACCTCTCACTGTCGTACGTCCTACAAtcagtacattacattattttcttaaatcaGCCATTCTCGACTGCACCTCCACTTTTCAttgaacagtcttttctttttctttgtcttctcaCAATTGTAGGTTTCATCAtcactgtttttctcttttgtgtctTCCAGGTTTTCTTACACCTCACACCCAAAACAATCccaaaaataaaactgcaccAAGAGACTGCTTTCTCCGCCACCGTCAAAATCTACCCGCATTTGGCGGGTGGGCGGGTGCCAACGTCAAGCCCTGCGCTCCAGTATCTTGGAGCCCTCACCATTAGATGAAGGTCTTCCTGGGTCGGTCCTGGTACCTCAAAGCTCTCCCAGGTGTCCGCCGAGCGCCGGTACAGCAGCTTTGTCCCGGCAACGCTGTACTCGCCCGGGATGTTGATCTTCCAATTACCGTTGATCACAAACTGGGAGCGACCGTTCTGGAGGGCTGGACGTGAGAGGAGGGAAAGATTTGGGTGGTGTTCTTCAGGGTTCATAGGTTATAGATTTATAATTGAGCAATCTGCTGATATTAGCTCCATTGATTTTTTAGTAAACAGGTTCCCATTGATTACATCTTTGAGAAACTCAATTCTTAGTAGACGAACACTCCAGATCCTGTTAATCTAATAACAGATTTCTTAAAACCATCAGTTCTTAACTGAACATGATGCCAAAAACAtttgttgaagaagacttgaaactaaacCATAAactacaatgtttactgagcaagggcgtaaccacgcattctttgggggaggtcgtgtcccccccaatattgaCAAAATATCAATCTGTCCCcgccaatatacagcagaaaatatgtaaaatatatgttctccTTTGATAAACCCTGTCAATGGATCGGTCTGTTGTTATGTATTATctattttcaatttatttacAATTTTGTTTGTTAGAAAAACGCACCGGGACTTGATCAAGAGAGGAGAGTCGTTTTCTCATGGACGtctacaggaccagaggagtcgccctctggtggtcactacagagaagtagagctGTTTTCTAatggacgtctatgggagcaaaGGAGTCGCCCTctggtggtcactacagagaagtagagctGTTTTCTAATGGACGTCtctaggaccagaggagtcgccctctggtggtcactacagagtCGGCTCCACTCATCAGAGCTGTTTTAGCAAAGTATATTTTAATGATTAACAAAGATGAGCTCCAGACCACAAAACCAGCTTCATCAcgaaaaacatttgaaaccaCGGATGAAAGTCTGACGGATGAACACTTCTGAGGGGCGGGACTTATCAAAGGGGCGGGACTTGTCAACCTACGCCTGCATAAAAGAGCGCCTTGTTGAGGCAA harbors:
- the adamtsl5 gene encoding ADAMTS-like protein 5 isoform X2 produces the protein MSSSPLTRKLTLCRALTFVLLLLAPVCPSAPRQSPPAPRPSGEASRARRQPLFRNEWAAWSGWSVCSRSCGSGASVRTRTCITRNPAGGPCSGDPRQYRICNTKECPPSSEDFREMQCAAFNDRPLVAGNSFQWTTFHGGSNPCELSCLALGHNFYYNFGRVLDGTACDTEPGAVCVNGRCLKPGCDSILGSEQREDACMVCGGLNTTCLHHRSVYQSSRQEAGGPFGYNEVAMIPAGATHIRVTDNSRNYLALQNGRSQFVINGNWKINIPGEYSVAGTKLLYRRSADTWESFEVPGPTQEDLHLMVLATDRNPGIEYEYWLPPGKYALHHGRSPLREAQHSANYLPWDHPTPTTSTTTISTTSRPPPVTTRPHWWHCGKCRRVKGRRERQRQYCQKDFVFRGRVLGKLYRGEETRYDVQILHTYRNGFRLEHREFLWVPNVCDCPRLQEGRQYVLMVRRHINHERTLNRILLEEDGYAAPYRPREDALLRPLHRLCSNAGRQQAAEPTG
- the adamtsl5 gene encoding ADAMTS-like protein 5 isoform X1, which translates into the protein MSSSPLTRKLTLCRALTFVLLLLAPVCPSAPRQSPPAPRPSGEASRARRQPLFRNEWAAWSGWSVCSRSCGSGASVRTRTCITRNPAGGPCSGDPRQYRICNTKECPPSSEDFREMQCAAFNDRPLVAGNSFQWTTFHGGSNPCELSCLALGHNFYYNFGRVLDGTACDTEPGAVCVNGRCLKPGCDSILGSEQREDACMVCGGLNTTCLHHRSVYQSSRQEAGGPFGYNEVAMIPAGATHIRVTDNSRNYLALQNGRSQFVINGNWKINIPGEYSVAGTKLLYRRSADTWESFEVPGPTQEDLHLMVLATDRNPGIEYEYWLPPGKYALHHGRSPLREAQHSANYLPWDHPTPTTSTTTISTTSRPPPVTTRPHWYLRPLKPPHQSPPHNRPQPPILPRPEREENHRNLLPQPPPRRHCGKCRRVKGRRERQRQYCQKDFVFRGRVLGKLYRGEETRYDVQILHTYRNGFRLEHREFLWVPNVCDCPRLQEGRQYVLMVRRHINHERTLNRILLEEDGYAAPYRPREDALLRPLHRLCSNAGRQQAAEPTG